One stretch of Zingiber officinale cultivar Zhangliang chromosome 6B, Zo_v1.1, whole genome shotgun sequence DNA includes these proteins:
- the LOC121990859 gene encoding protein LIFEGUARD 2-like — MLFPAHHPLKFFLLGIFTVSICFAVGLTCAYTSGKVILESVILTAVVVVSLTLYTFCTAFRGHDFSFLGPFLFSAIIILMLFALIQVIFHLGKISTMIYGAIAAIIFCGYIIYDIDNLIKRYSYDEYIWAAVALYLDIINLFLCLLTLFTAFES; from the exons ATGCTGTTTCCTGCT CACCAtcccttaaaattttttttactcggAATTTTTACCGTCTCCATTTGCTTCGCCGTCGGGTTGACGTGTGCCTACACCAGCG GAAAAGTAATTCTGGAGTCGGTGATCCTCACGGCGGTAGTGGTTGTGAGCCTCACCCTGTACACCTTCTGCACGGCTTTCAGAGGCCACGATTTCAGCTTCCTTGGACCATTTCTATTCTCCGCCATCATCATACTGATGCTCTTTGCTCTCATCCAG GTGATATTCCACTTGGGAAAGATATCGACTATGATTTATGGAGCTATCGCCGCAATTATATTCTGTGGATACATAATCTATGACATAGATAACCTGATCAAACGCTACTCCTACGATGAGTACATTTGGGCAGCGGTGGCGCTGTACTTGGACATCATCAACTTGTTCTTGTGTCTGCTTACTTTGTTCACAGCATTTGAAAGTTAA